The Methanobrevibacter sp. TMH8 genome contains the following window.
CAATTCTATATTTCAATCTCTATTTTATCATAATTAACAATAGGAATTTTACTATTTTTACTACCTTCTTCTAATGTTATTAAACCTTCTTTTTCTAAATGTTTAACTTTTCTTTGTACATTACCTACATCCTTATTCATTAATTTAGCTAAATCTCTCATTGACTTAGGATGTTTATTTTTTATAAAATTTAATATCTCTAATTCTATCTTTCCAATACTCAAATCCTCTGTAAATATAGTTTTACCATCCTCAACTTCTTCATTTGGATGTTTTAAAAAATATTTCCAATCATCCAAATCATAATA
Protein-coding sequences here:
- a CDS encoding MarR family transcriptional regulator gives rise to the protein MISIKMIKKTTGKGMIRKFEKAYGSFDGLERIVKKDPENMIAYYDLDDWKYFLKHPNEEVEDGKTIFTEDLSIGKIELEILNFIKNKHPKSMRDLAKLMNKDVGNVQRKVKHLEKEGLITLEEGSKNSKIPIVNYDKIEIEI